Proteins from a single region of Antechinus flavipes isolate AdamAnt ecotype Samford, QLD, Australia chromosome 2, AdamAnt_v2, whole genome shotgun sequence:
- the LOC127552175 gene encoding interferon-induced protein with tetratricopeptide repeats 2-like has translation MSEAPKDSLEAALKQLSCPFTWHLFEEEPTLKNLEEKISNGLGFSCPQTGASGHNLLAYLKHLQGCDEEALSCLRRAEELTRQEHPGQADARNLVTWGSYAWLYYRLGRRKESRAYLDKVAQTCGRLASPYRIDCPEMDCEEGWARLKCGGPHAERAKACFERALERDPSRLELQVGRAVATCVQEEARAWKNQSPDLLRQALALDPGNDYLKVVLALKLQKMKDEAEGEKLVEEALAGAPSVGVLRLAAKFYRKRGSMDKALEVFKEVMERQPPTSSLYHQIGCCYRTLANQLLQQPKVAGTREKVLELRNLALEYLEKAVGESGCYPNMYSDLASMYAALGQQEKAEAIFQKVLRMGHLTDGEKQQLHQRYGSFQEIFRGQEDVAIHHYLEGVKIKEKSMEYEKIMSKLHELAAHQGDRKPSSLQGWRLLGFLAKQKEEEQLAMEHYEKALGILLQHFPSGIGSLFPVPPPPEAERVPGDQEANAADPDGGVSGPPSRGSPEGTDIALLREG, from the exons ATGAG TGAGGCGCCCAAAGACTCTCTGGAGGCCGCCCTGAAGCAGCTGAGCTGTCCCTTTACGTGGCATTTATTCGAGGAGGAGCCCACGCTCAAGAACCTGGAGGAGAAGATCTCGAACGGGCTGGGGTTTTCCTGCCCGCAGACCGGAGCGTCGGGCCACAACCTCCTGGCCTACCTGAAGCACCTGCAGGGGTGCGACGAGGAGGCCCTGAGCTGCCTCCGGCGAGCGGAGGAGCTGACGCGGCAGGAGCACCCGGGCCAGGCCGACGCCAGGAACCTGGTCACGTGGGGCAGCTACGCCTGGCTCTACTACCGCCTGGGCCGGCGGAAGGAGTCGCGGGCCTACTTGGACAAGGTGGCGCAGACGTGCGGGAGGCTGGCCAGCCCCTACAGAATCGACTGTCCGGAGATGGACTGCGAGGAGGGCTGGGCCAGGCTCAAGTGCGGCGGTCCCCACGCGGAACGCGCCAAGGCCTGTTTCGAGCGGGCCTTGGAGAGGGATCCGAGCCGTCTGGAGCTTCAGGTGGGCCGCGCCGTTGCCACCTGTGTCCAGGAGGAGGCCAGGGCCTGGAAGAACCAGTCTCCGGACCTCCTGAGGCAGGCCCTCGCGCTGGATCCTGGCAACGATTACCTCAAGGTGGTCCTGGCCTTGAAACTCCAGAAAATGAAAGACGAGGCGGAGGGAGAAAAGTTAGTGGAAGAAGCCTTGGCAGGAGCCCCGTCTGTGGGCGTCTTGCGGCTGGCCGCCAAATTCTACCGGAAGCGCGGGTCCATGGACAAGGCCCTGGAAGTCTTTAAGGAGGTGATGGAGCGCCAGCCCCCCACCAGCTCGCTCTACCACCAGATTGGCTGCTGCTACCGGACCCTGGCCAACCAACTCCTGCAACAGCCCAAGGTCGCTGGGACCCGAGAGAAGGTGCTGGAGCTGAGGAACCTGGCCCTGGAGTACTTGGAGAAAGCCGTGGGGGAGAGCGGCTGCTACCCCAACATGTACTCCGACCTCGCTTCCATGTACGCCGCGCTCGGCCAGCAGGAGAAGGCGGAAGCCATCTTCCAGAAGGTGCTGAGGATGGGGCACCTCACGGACGGGGAGAAACAGCAGCTCCACCAGCGTTATGGGAGCTTCCAGGAGATTTTCCGGGGCCAGGAGGACGTCGCCATCCACCATTATCTGGAAGGtgtgaagataaaagaaaaatccatGGAATATGAGAAAATAATGTCCAAGCTGCACGAGTTGGCGGCTCACCAGGGAGACCGGAAGCCGTCCTCCTTGCAGGGCTGGCGGCTGCTGGGCTTCTTGGCcaagcagaaggaggaggagcagctGGCCATGGAGCATTACGAGAAGGCTCTGGGCATTCTGCTCCAGCACTTCCCCTCAGGCATCGGGAGTCTCTTTCCCGTGCCTCCCCCTCCGGAAGCAGAGAGAGTGCCCGGTGACCAAGAGGCGAACGCTGCCGACCCAGACGGAGGGGTGTCCGGCCCCCCCTCCCGAGGCTCTCCCGAGGGGACTGACATTGCACTCCTTCGTGAAGGATGA